The Paenibacillus sp. RC334 nucleotide sequence TTTATTGGATGTTGTAACTGCTGTAGCTCCAGCAGCGAGCGCTGCTTCCACATCCTCAGGGGTACGAATCAGTCCTCCCGCCAAGATGGGAATACCCGTGCGTTCACTGACCTCTGTAATCATGGGCGGAACAACGCCGGGCAGTACCTCGATGTAATCGGGTCGCGTTTTTTCCACCAGTGCGTAGCTTTTTTCCAGCGCAATCGTATCTAGCATGAATACCCGTTGTACAGCGAGAATACCTTTCTTTTTGGCGGTCGCAATCACACCGGATCGGGTCGAAATAATACCGAACGGCTTAATCTCCTGACACAAATATTCAGTGGCATATTCATCATTCTTTAGGCCCTGCACCAGATCGGCATGAAGAAGCATCCGCTTGTTGTGGCTCCGCGCCAACTGGTACAGGCTGCGTAGCTGTGCTACGTGCGTATCCAGAAAAACCGCATACTCATAGGAGCTGTCCAAAATATCCTCCAGCTGTTTAATATGCTTAGCCGCAGGCAAAATGCGTTGTCCCTGAAATGGCATGGATATCCTCCTTATGCTGATTGTCGGTCAACTCTTTCAAATTTTATATTATCACTCTGTTCAACGAACGTGAAGCGGTTTCAGCTTAGGTATGTATAAAGGCTGCCCTCCCGGCCATAATTACCTCCCCCGGGAAGACAGCCCTCATTCTTGGCAAGCTGATAACACAACAGCCTGTTGGATTCTTGTATATTGCGCTAAACTTTAACCCTCAAAGCCTTGGCGCAGCCACGAGGTAGCCAGAGCAATCGCCCCGCGCTTGGCTGCGGTTTCCGATAACGGGTTCAGCATTACGAAGTCGTGAATGATGCCCTGAAAGCGGGCAGCGATCACATCCACCCCGGCCTCACGCAGCTTGTTCGCATAAGCTTCCCCTTCATCCCGCAGCACGTCAGCCTCGCCTGTGATGACCAATGCTGGCGGCAGCCCCTTGAGCTGTTCGGTCGTTGCCCGCAGCGGAGACGCCGTAATCTGTGCCCGTTCATTGGGGTCTGTCGTGTATTGATCCCAGAACCATTGCATCCCTTCACGGCTCAGGAAATACCCTGTGGCGAATTCATGATACGATTCCGTGTCAAAAGAAGCGTCTGTCACCGGGTAGAACAACAACTGCTGTCGGATAGCAGGAGCGCTTCGTTCCTTGGCAAGCAATGTTACGGCTGCGGTCATGTTACCGCCGACACTGTCTCCAGCTACCGTCAGCGTATCAGGCTTCAGCCCATGCTCGCGTCCATGCTGAGCCACCCACTGAACGACCGCGTAGATTTCCTCAATTGCCGTTGGATATTTTGCTTCAGGTGACAAGCTGTATTCCGGGAATACAACCGCTGCCTGCGCACCCACAGCCAGCTCACGGATCAGACGATCATGCGTGTGGGCATTACCGAATACCCATCCTGCCCCGTGGATGTATACAATAACCGGGAGGTCGCCTGTCACCTGTTGTGGACGAACAATCCGGACCTTGACCTCCCCGCTTGGCCCACCGGGAATGGACAGGTCTTCCAGGTCTGCGGCAGGCTTGTTTGCCGGACCCGCTTGGACCTCATTGACCGTTTCACGTCCCTTTGCAGGGCCCAAATCGTACAGAAACGGAGGCTTGGCGTTATCGTCTGCGAACTTCTGCGCTGCGGGTTCAAGCTGTATCTTTTTACTCATATCGGTTCACTCTTCCTTTCCTGTCTGTTGTTTTTATCTATCCAAAGTTGCTTATCCAGGCTCATTCAGCTTCACCTTATATACTTAAACGGTATCATTTCTTTTTAATCGGATGGCTTTAGGATGCCCAACAGAAGGACTTGACTTTCATTCCGAATTGTAACTATAATAGTTACATATCCAAGTTCGTGAATGAACAGGATGAACTTACGATCAAACTAATGAATCATACAGATCATATTTATAGGAGGCTATTTATTATGAAAATTGCAGTTATTGGTGCAGGCGGTAAAGCAGGAGGCAACATTGTTAAAGAGGCATTGGACAGAGGGCATGAAGTAACAGCGATCGTTCGCGACTCTGCCAAAGTCACAGACAGCCGTGCGACTGTGGTACAAAAAGACGTTTTCGATCTGAAAACAGACGACCTGAAAGACTTTGACGTTGTCGTTAACGCTTTTGCTGCTCCACGTGGTCAGGAGCATCTGCATGTAGATGCAGGTAACATTCTAATTGAAGCACTGCGTAATGTGTCCGGTACTCGCCTGATTGTTGTGGGCGGCGCAGGCAGCCTGTTCACAGATGAGTCCCAAACCTTGTTGGTAAAAGACACTCCTGATTTCCCGGATTTCGTATACCCAACGGCTAATAATCAAGGAAAGAATCTGGAAATTTTGCGTGGAACCAACGATCTGAACTGGACTTTCATTAGTCCTTCCGCTGAATTTGCTCTCGGCAAACGCACAGGTTCTTATCAAGTTGGCAAAGATGTGCTGCAAGTCAATTCCAAAGGCGCAAGCTATGTCAGCTATGAAGATTATGCGGTGGCTGTAATTGACGAAATCGAGAAACCACAGCATCTGAACCAACGTTTCACCGTGGTATCCGAGTCCTAATTCCTGCACCTAATCCGAACATATATGTATGAAAAAGACCCTTCGGTCATGTCCCATATGTCATGAAAGGTTCGGTTTTGTTACAAACCGAACCTTCCATGCACACCGTGGGAATATGAACCCGGAGGGTCTTTTAGGTATGACTTAGCTATGCTTCTTCTGCTCATGGCCGGGAGATTTCTTATCGCTAAAGCACAGCTTGAGAATCGGAGGTGCAGCCAAAGTCGTCAGAATGACAGCAATAATGACGGATGTAAAATATTGCTGTGCCAGCAGGCCCGTTTGCAGCCCAGTAGCTGCGATAATGAGCGCGACTTCACCGCGAGATATCATACCGGAGCCAATCGCGAGCGAAGAACGGTTATTAAAGCCTGTCAGACGTGCCCCGATTCCGCCACCGATCAGCTTCGTCACCATAGCAACCAGTGTCAATGCAACGACAAACCCGATCTGCTGCCCTACTCCCTCGAAGGAAACATTTAATCCAATGCTGACAAAAAACACAGGGACAAAGATGGAATAAGCGATGGGCTCCACTTTTTCTTCCACGACATGCTTAAAGCTCGTTTGCGAAATGGCAATCCCGGCAGCAAAGGCTCCGATAATGCCCGCCATACCCAACATATCTGCAAAATACGCAAACCCGAAGCAGATGATCAAAGCAGCGGTAATGGTGGCCTCTGTCACCTTGAGCGGAGCCAGTATTTTCATGATCCAGGGAACCACAAACCATCCTCCGAATATAGCGACGACAAAGAAAAGAAGCTTTTTGCCGACGAGAAGCCCCAGAGATGTTCCCCCTCCTACCCCGAATACACTCATCATCACTGCAAGCAACACCACGACAAGTACATCATCCAGCACCGCTGCACCCAAAATCGTCGAGCCTTCCCGGGTGTTAAGCTTGTTCATATCCTTTAGCACCTGCACCGTAATGCTGACGGAAGTGGCGCTCAGGACAACACCGAGAAACCATCCTTCATGCACCGAAAATCCGAAGGCTTCCCCAACTCCAAAACCGCAGATCAACGGAAGAATAATCCCCCCAACTGCTACGGCTACCGCTGGTTTCCAGTTACGCCGAAGCTGATCCAGATCCGTCTCCAGCCCGGCAATGAACATCAGCAGCAGCACTCCGATTTCAGACATATCATGAATAAGTGTGTTGTTCTGAACCCACCCCAATACCGCTGGACCGAGTACAATACCAGCAATCAGCTTCCCTAGCACTGAAGGCTGACCGAGCCTTACCGACAGATCACCAGCCACTTTAGTAAACAGCAGAATCAGCAAAAGATACAATATAAATTGCATGGCTCATATACCTCCTTTAATCATCAAATGGTAGACATCTAGTATTGATAAAATGCTAAAAATTTGCGCAAAATATGTGCTGACGTGCCCTGAACACAACAAAAAAGGAACCTGTAATTACAGATCCCCTTAAAAAAAGACAAAGAGGAGCCTTGGTGACAGGCTCCTCCGGTAATTCATTGTCATTTTATGTTGTCGTTCAGTAACCTACATAAGTTCGCGCATATATGCCTCTATTATACCTTTTCATTAAACAGCTGTAAACGTTTTGAATCAGTTCTCTGCTTTTTCTACATAGCGGACACGGTATTCAGAGGACAGCATACTCATCAGAATGGAGTCATGGTATTGATGATTATAAAATAAAGCATCCCGTTGCACGCCTTCACGTTGGAAGCCTATTTTTTCATAGCAACGGATGGCCCGTTCATTAAAATCATATACGTTCAGCTCAATTCGATGCAGATTACAGATACCAAATCCGTAATCCAGCATTAGCACAAGCGCCTCAGTGCCGTAGCCTTTCCCCTGATTCCCCTGTTCGTTAATGGCAATGCGGATGTTGGCACTGCGGTTCAGGCTGTCCATATCCTGAAGAGCAATGTCACCGATGATACGATCATCTTCCTGAAGGGCAATGAGTAGCAGCAGGCTGGAGGTATCCTGCCCTTTGGATTCAATATAACGCCCAATTTGATCCTTGGTAAAGCTACGCTGCGTACCCGTCATCCTCCTCACGTCCTGATCAAACAACGTATTATAGTACAGTTCGGTGTCCTCCACGTGAATCGGACGCAGATACACCCGCGATCCCTCCAGTAACCGTGCCACTGGTGTTGTGTGCAAAGATTTTTGAGTCATAATCATCCTCCTATTCTAAAAATGTTCAGTTACGAAATTTGGAAACCAACTACTGTGCAGGGTCTGCATTTTTGACAGCAGAATTGTTAAAATCAGCAGGTGACTCACGCCAAATGACGGATTGAAGCATGAGTCCGACTAAACCCAAAGCCCCAATCGTCACTCCAATCCAGACAAAGGTAGTGCCTGGTCCGGCCATACGAATCATTACACCCCCGATAAGCGGTGAGACGATCATGATCGCTCCGGTCACGGTACTTTGGATACCGAAGACGCGCCCCACCATATCGGCCGGTGTTCGGGCTTGCAATATGTAATTCTGGGTGATGATGTACAGGCCGTTTCCCACGCCTAGCATGGCCCCAATCATAAGCAGTACGGGTAATCCTGTCCCCGGTTGCGCCCAGCCTAAAGCAGCAATAGCTCCACCAACCAGCACATAACCTCCACCGAGGCCCCAGCCCGCGCTTATCCGGTTCAAACGGTTCAGCACTAGCATACAAGCGACGGCACCAGCGCCTATGGCTGAAACCAGCCAGCCAAGCAGCGATTCGTTACCCGGGGCGAGCACTCGCAGCAGTGTCGGAAACTGGTAGTCAATCATGAGAATGGCGATCATGCCGAAAAGTCCGAACACAAGCGTATGCAAAAGCATTCGGCTGCGCCATAGGAACGCCCAGCCCTCGCGCCATTGGCTGAAAAAACGGGATGCGCCGACGCGTTCCTTCCGATGCTCGGCTTCATCAGCCTCAGCCTCGCTTGGCGAATCCAGCTTTCCTTGTTTCACAGCAGTAGTCGCATGCTGCTCTACGCTGTCGAGGGCGGGGCCGATTCCGCGCAGCGGCCACAGCACCAAACCGGAGCACAGGCGCAGCAGCGCATTAAGGATAATGCACGCTTGAGGCGACATCACAACCAAGGTCATGGCTCCCAATAATGGCCCCGCCACTTTGGAAGCCTGATTGACCAGCCCATTCAGCGAGGTCGCCCGAAACAGGTCGTTGCTGGCGACTACAGTGCGGGTCAAGCCTTGCTGTGATGGCATTTGGAATACGCCAGCCGCCGCACGCAGACCCAGCAGAGGCAACAGCCACGCCGGCCCCGGAACAGCGAGAATCGCCAGCGTCAACAAGGCAATAACTGCATCGCAGACGATCATCAGCCGGGCCTTATGCACCCGGTCGGCTAACGTGCCTGAGATAGAGCCCAGCAGCAGACCCGGCAGCGCCATCACTACCGGAATCAGCGCAATCAGCATGGGGTTGGCTTCCCAGCGGTAAGCGACGAGCACCTGAATGGCGATGGCATCAAACCAATCGCCAAAGGAAGCAGCCGTGTGCGCCGCAAACATCCGCCGAAAACGGCCGTTGCGCCAAATGCTGGGCGTGGATTCTGATTCTTTTTTTCCTTCATTTCTATTCACCCTGCTCTCATTTTCTGCATTATTAGCAATAAGAACATTCTAGCGGGCCTATATCAGAGGAAAATCAGACAGCGAGAAACATGTCAGACCGCAGAAAGTGTTTGCTCCAACCAACGCCTTAGTGCCAAACGATGTATCGTTAAGCCATTGTCCCGATCAAGTCGTTCATATTGAGTAGCATATTTCTCTTCCAACGCAGGAAAGCCACCATAACGCTTCAAAAAGCCGCGGATTTGACAGACTGCCTTGATTTTAAGCAGCTCCTGTTTAGCCATATCAAGCGTGTTCAGCCCCTCATCCAATAGCCGCTCGGCCTCGTCCACTCCCCCGGTAAGCAGGAGCATGAATCCCTGCATCATCCGATAACGCCCCAGCTCCCGCAAATACGGAGCCTCAGATAGCATCCCTTCCAATCGAACGGATAGTACCTTAGCCTCCTCCATACGGTTGGCGGTCAGATGCATGTACATCTCCATCAGCGCAACAGGCATCACAAATTTGTCCAGCTCATCCCGCTCCATCACTGCAAAAGCCAGCGGAAGTCTCTCCAGTGCGCGTTCAGATTGTCCATTCTCCACATAAGCCTCCAGGATGTTGAGAATACGCAATTCCCGCTCCTGCTCGGCGGATAGTAATCCACTGGAAAGCGCCCGCTCACATAGAGCAAGCTTCTGATCCGTTACCCCTGCTGTACCTATATATAGCAGTAACATCCAGTACAGTCGATCTTTAGGAGCAAAGTCCTCCCGTTCCAAAAACCACAATATATCGGCCTGCACAAACCGGGTATACATCTGATAAAAAGGAGACAGTTCGAACCCCATCTGCTCCTGCTGAGCAGCCAGCGCCACGATGGAATTCCCCTGTCCCAGCAATTGGTATTTCCGTAACAGTCCGTGGACAGCGTCTTGTACCTCCTGATCGCGCAGGGACGGATGATTCTGTCGTTGCACGCCAGTAAGGGTCAAGCTGTAGCCATACCCCCGGACCGTATGAATACGAAGAGCATTCCATGGCTTGAGCTTTTTACGCAATCTGTAGATATGATCATCCACCGTGCGCTCCACCGGATATTCCAGCGGCCACACACGATCCAGCAGTTGTTCCCGGGTGAACACCTGATTCCGGTTATCGTATAGAAAGCGCAGTAGCGCAAACTCTTTAGCCAACAACATAACACGATCTGCACTACAGATTACACTATAACCGTCTGTATCAAATTGTAGCCTGATCATCCACCTCGCCTCCGACATATCGTTTCTTGGCTGCACCCAGCCCTGTAAACATGAGCAAAACGCTCAGACACAAGAGTAGAAGCAGCGGAATTGTCCAGCCTTGTGTTGCATCATGTAAATAACCGAACAGCGTCGGCCCTGTCGCTGCTAGCAAATAACCAAAGGATTGCGCCATACCAGACAGCTCTGCTGCCTGCTGCGGTGTCCGCGTCCGCAAATTAAAGAACATCATCACCAACGGGAAAGCAAAACCACCCGCTATACCGATACAAATGACCCAAATCACACTCCACTGTGTAGCCCCAAGCAGAAATCCACCCAGACCGATAAAATACAGCGCAGCCATAATCAGAACCAATACCCGCTGATCCTTTACCCGAGCTGCCCAAATAGGCACAATAAAAGTAAACGGCATTTGCGAAAACTGCAGCATGGACAGCATCCATCCCGCAGTCTCTGAATCCATTCCCTGTCCAACCATCATCTCGGGAAACCATGCGGCAGGGACGTAGAATAGGGCAGATTGCAGCCCCATAAACAGCGTCACCTTCCAAGCCAAAGACGATGTATACACATTCACGGTTCGGGCAGACACTGCCGCTTTATTGGCCGTTTTGCGCGCCTTAAGAAGCTGGGGCACCCAGAGTAAAATACCTACGACACCCACAATCCCCCATATTCCCAAAGCACCGCGCCAGCCCAAACCTCCGTTCAGAGCCAGCGGTATACTCAGACCGGATGCTGTTGCAGCGACTACATTCATGGATACTGAATATACGCCAGTCATCAGTCCGCTGTTGCGAGGAAACTCCTCTTTGATCAAACTGGGCAGCAAAACATTACACACGGCAATAGCCAGTCCCAGCATGGCTGTCCCAGCAAATAATGCGGTCACCCCCAGCGTTGAGCGCACCACAATACCTGCGGTCAACAACAGCAAGGCTGCAAAAATAATAAGAGGCGACCCGAAGCGGCGCGACAGTTTGGCTACAAAAGGCGACAACAGGGCAAAAGCCAGCAGCGGCAATGTCGTTAATAGGCCACTCAGTGTATTCGAAATATGCAAAGAATCCTTAATCAAACCGATAAGAGGTCCTACCGAGGTAATCGAGGCGCGCAGATTGGCACCTACCAAAATGATCCCTGCGGCAAGCACCCAAGGACCGGCATGCCACAAGGATTTGTATACCAAAGCTCGTTGGTGTTGCTGTGAACTCATCTCTCCATTCTCCAATCTATCTGTGTTATGCTCAAAGGCTCCAACCGAGTGTACGGCTGGAGCCTGAGCAATTTCTATCTCATTAAATTATAATGGCATTTATGCCATATGCATAGGACGGATAAGCGTAGCACTCCAAATCTTCAATTCAGCGTACAACCACAGCTACAGCCAAACAAACAAAAGCTGCCCGAAAGGATGCTTTCCTTTTGAGGCAGCTTTCGGTCTATGACTTAGATGCATCCAGTGCTGCTTAACGTACCAGCCAGCCGCCATCCACCGCCAAAATATGACCGTTCATGTAGTCGGAGCCCTGACTTGCGAGGAAAACAACAACTCCCATCAAATCGGACGGATCTCCCCAGCGCCCCGCAGGAATACGCGACAAAATTTCCTGATTGCGGCTCTCATCGGCACGGATTGGAGCTGTGTTCGCTGTAGCAATATAACCAGGGGCAATCGCATTAATCTGAACGTTATGAACCGCCAGCTCGTTGGCAAACGCCTTGGTCAAGCCAGCCACTGCGTGCTTACTTGCTGTATACGGCGGAACGAACTTTCCACCCTGAAAAGCAAGCATGGAAGCGACGTTGATAATTTTCCCGCTTTTTTGCTCAACCATCACCTTTGCTACTTCCTGACTCAGGTGATAGACAGCATTCAGGTTGATTTCCATCACCGCGTCCCAATCCTCATCTTTGTACTCCAGCAAAGGAGCACGACGAATCGTACCTGCGTTATTTACGAGAATATCGATTTTACCGAATGCCTTGACGGCTTCTTCTACAATCTTTGTAATAGATTCTCTTTGCGTCAGATCCGCCTCATGAAAGACAACCTTCACGCCGGTAGGTTCGAGCAGACGTCTTGTTTCTTCATAATCATCATTGTTGGCTACAATGAACAGATCCGCGCCCGCTTTAGCCAAAGCTACTGAATATCCCTGACCCAAGCCGCTGTTGCCACCCGTTACAATCGCTGTTTTGCCTTTCAGGCTGAAAAAATCCAATGAAAAAGTATCCAGACCCATACTTACGCCTCCATCATATTTTAGTTTAAAATATATACCTCTAATGAATCCTACAGCGCTGCACGAACTTCCTTATATTTAGCCACATAACGCGCAGCGTTCTCTGTGATCAGATCGTAGCGGCCATCCTTGGCCGGAGCCGTCAGGTTTCCCCCGATGCCAACCGCTACACTTCCGTTGCGCAGCCATGTTTCCATGTTATCCAGATCGACGCCGCCCGTTGGCATAATTTGCACATGAGGCATTGGCCCTTTGACTGCCTTGACAAAATCCGCACCCATAGCACTACCAGGGAACAGCTTCACGACATCACTGCCCAGCTTCATCGCTTCCTTAATTTCATTCAGCGTCATGCAACCGGGCATATAGGGAATCGCGTATAAATTGCACAGCTTCGCCGTTTCTTCTTCAAAAGAAGGACTCACTACGAACTCTGCTCCAGCCAAAATAGCAATTCTCGCTGTCAGCGGCTCTAGTACAGTTCCCGCACCAATCACTGCCCGGTCCTTAAATTCATCTCTCAATCTGCGAATCACCTGATCCGCATCCGGCGTGGTAAACGTAAGCTCAATATTGTCCAAACCGCCTTCAATACAGGCTTTGGACATTTGGTACGCTTCCTCCGCTGTGTTTCCCCGAATGACCGCGACAACCCCAACCGAAGTGATATGCTCCAAAACTTTCTTTTTTGTCATGTTCCTGATCCTTTCCACGAATGGGATGACTATGTTCCATTAGCCGCTTGCAAGTACCCCGCTCCAATATGCCGGATTTAACGCAACTCGCTCATGGCTACCTGATCCATGTCTTTGTACGTTTTATTTTCGCCAGCCATGCCCCAAATGAAGGTATAGCTGCCAGTAGCCGCACCACAGTGAATAGACCAAGGTGGCGAAATAACCGCTTCATCATTCTTCATCACCAGATGGCGCGTCTCGTTCGGCTCACCCATCAGGTGGAACATTCTGGCGTTCTCATCCAGCTCAAAATAGAAATAGACTTCCATACGACGGTCATGAACATGTGTTGGCATGGAGTTCCATACGCTTCCGTTTTCCAGTGTCGTCATCCCCATAACCAGCTGACAGCTCTGAATGCCTTCATCATGGATAAAGCGGCGCAAGGTGCGGTTGTTGGCTGTTTCCTGCGCGCCCAGACTTTCAGACGGCACATCGGCAAATGACTGCTTCGCTGTCGGATACGTGGTATGAGCCAGCGCCGACACAATGTAAAATTTTGCAGGTTTCGAGCTGGAATCGCTTTCAAAGATCAACTCCTTGCCCCCTCTGCCTACGTAGAGACAGTCTTTCGTGTTCAACTCGTAGGTTTCACCGTCTACCTTTACAGTACCGCTGCCGCCAACATTAAAAATGCCCAGTTCCCGGCGCTCCAAAAAGGTTTCCGCCTTGATTTGATCGCTGCCTTCCAGCGCAACGGATTTATTCACGGGATGAATGCCCCCGATAATGACACGATCTTCATGCGTATAAACCAGCTTAACTTCCTCAGGCACAAACAGTTCCTGTATCAAATAGTGCTGACGCAGTTCTTCAGTCGTAAAATGCTTGGCATGTTCGGGATGAGTTGAATAACGCATTTCCATAAAAACATTCCTCCTGTTTAGATAAAATTTTTTATCAATGGAATTGTTATAAAAGCGGTTTCTAACTCTACTTCTTAGCTAGAATTGTAATAATTATCTATGGGGGTGTCAACCCAATTCTTCACTATTCCTTGAAA carries:
- a CDS encoding glycerol-3-phosphate responsive antiterminator, translating into MPFQGQRILPAAKHIKQLEDILDSSYEYAVFLDTHVAQLRSLYQLARSHNKRMLLHADLVQGLKNDEYATEYLCQEIKPFGIISTRSGVIATAKKKGILAVQRVFMLDTIALEKSYALVEKTRPDYIEVLPGVVPPMITEVSERTGIPILAGGLIRTPEDVEAALAAGATAVTTSNKQLFEHYRQ
- a CDS encoding alpha/beta hydrolase, giving the protein MSKKIQLEPAAQKFADDNAKPPFLYDLGPAKGRETVNEVQAGPANKPAADLEDLSIPGGPSGEVKVRIVRPQQVTGDLPVIVYIHGAGWVFGNAHTHDRLIRELAVGAQAAVVFPEYSLSPEAKYPTAIEEIYAVVQWVAQHGREHGLKPDTLTVAGDSVGGNMTAAVTLLAKERSAPAIRQQLLFYPVTDASFDTESYHEFATGYFLSREGMQWFWDQYTTDPNERAQITASPLRATTEQLKGLPPALVITGEADVLRDEGEAYANKLREAGVDVIAARFQGIIHDFVMLNPLSETAAKRGAIALATSWLRQGFEG
- a CDS encoding NAD(P)-dependent oxidoreductase translates to MKIAVIGAGGKAGGNIVKEALDRGHEVTAIVRDSAKVTDSRATVVQKDVFDLKTDDLKDFDVVVNAFAAPRGQEHLHVDAGNILIEALRNVSGTRLIVVGGAGSLFTDESQTLLVKDTPDFPDFVYPTANNQGKNLEILRGTNDLNWTFISPSAEFALGKRTGSYQVGKDVLQVNSKGASYVSYEDYAVAVIDEIEKPQHLNQRFTVVSES
- a CDS encoding cation:proton antiporter, with the translated sequence MQFILYLLLILLFTKVAGDLSVRLGQPSVLGKLIAGIVLGPAVLGWVQNNTLIHDMSEIGVLLLMFIAGLETDLDQLRRNWKPAVAVAVGGIILPLICGFGVGEAFGFSVHEGWFLGVVLSATSVSITVQVLKDMNKLNTREGSTILGAAVLDDVLVVVLLAVMMSVFGVGGGTSLGLLVGKKLLFFVVAIFGGWFVVPWIMKILAPLKVTEATITAALIICFGFAYFADMLGMAGIIGAFAAGIAISQTSFKHVVEEKVEPIAYSIFVPVFFVSIGLNVSFEGVGQQIGFVVALTLVAMVTKLIGGGIGARLTGFNNRSSLAIGSGMISRGEVALIIAATGLQTGLLAQQYFTSVIIAVILTTLAAPPILKLCFSDKKSPGHEQKKHS
- a CDS encoding GNAT family protein, producing the protein MTQKSLHTTPVARLLEGSRVYLRPIHVEDTELYYNTLFDQDVRRMTGTQRSFTKDQIGRYIESKGQDTSSLLLLIALQEDDRIIGDIALQDMDSLNRSANIRIAINEQGNQGKGYGTEALVLMLDYGFGICNLHRIELNVYDFNERAIRCYEKIGFQREGVQRDALFYNHQYHDSILMSMLSSEYRVRYVEKAEN
- a CDS encoding MFS transporter; the encoded protein is MNRNEGKKESESTPSIWRNGRFRRMFAAHTAASFGDWFDAIAIQVLVAYRWEANPMLIALIPVVMALPGLLLGSISGTLADRVHKARLMIVCDAVIALLTLAILAVPGPAWLLPLLGLRAAAGVFQMPSQQGLTRTVVASNDLFRATSLNGLVNQASKVAGPLLGAMTLVVMSPQACIILNALLRLCSGLVLWPLRGIGPALDSVEQHATTAVKQGKLDSPSEAEADEAEHRKERVGASRFFSQWREGWAFLWRSRMLLHTLVFGLFGMIAILMIDYQFPTLLRVLAPGNESLLGWLVSAIGAGAVACMLVLNRLNRISAGWGLGGGYVLVGGAIAALGWAQPGTGLPVLLMIGAMLGVGNGLYIITQNYILQARTPADMVGRVFGIQSTVTGAIMIVSPLIGGVMIRMAGPGTTFVWIGVTIGALGLVGLMLQSVIWRESPADFNNSAVKNADPAQ
- a CDS encoding winged helix-turn-helix domain-containing protein, encoding MIRLQFDTDGYSVICSADRVMLLAKEFALLRFLYDNRNQVFTREQLLDRVWPLEYPVERTVDDHIYRLRKKLKPWNALRIHTVRGYGYSLTLTGVQRQNHPSLRDQEVQDAVHGLLRKYQLLGQGNSIVALAAQQEQMGFELSPFYQMYTRFVQADILWFLEREDFAPKDRLYWMLLLYIGTAGVTDQKLALCERALSSGLLSAEQERELRILNILEAYVENGQSERALERLPLAFAVMERDELDKFVMPVALMEMYMHLTANRMEEAKVLSVRLEGMLSEAPYLRELGRYRMMQGFMLLLTGGVDEAERLLDEGLNTLDMAKQELLKIKAVCQIRGFLKRYGGFPALEEKYATQYERLDRDNGLTIHRLALRRWLEQTLSAV
- a CDS encoding MFS transporter gives rise to the protein MSSQQHQRALVYKSLWHAGPWVLAAGIILVGANLRASITSVGPLIGLIKDSLHISNTLSGLLTTLPLLAFALLSPFVAKLSRRFGSPLIIFAALLLLTAGIVVRSTLGVTALFAGTAMLGLAIAVCNVLLPSLIKEEFPRNSGLMTGVYSVSMNVVAATASGLSIPLALNGGLGWRGALGIWGIVGVVGILLWVPQLLKARKTANKAAVSARTVNVYTSSLAWKVTLFMGLQSALFYVPAAWFPEMMVGQGMDSETAGWMLSMLQFSQMPFTFIVPIWAARVKDQRVLVLIMAALYFIGLGGFLLGATQWSVIWVICIGIAGGFAFPLVMMFFNLRTRTPQQAAELSGMAQSFGYLLAATGPTLFGYLHDATQGWTIPLLLLLCLSVLLMFTGLGAAKKRYVGGEVDDQATI
- the kduD gene encoding 2-dehydro-3-deoxy-D-gluconate 5-dehydrogenase KduD — encoded protein: MGLDTFSLDFFSLKGKTAIVTGGNSGLGQGYSVALAKAGADLFIVANNDDYEETRRLLEPTGVKVVFHEADLTQRESITKIVEEAVKAFGKIDILVNNAGTIRRAPLLEYKDEDWDAVMEINLNAVYHLSQEVAKVMVEQKSGKIINVASMLAFQGGKFVPPYTASKHAVAGLTKAFANELAVHNVQINAIAPGYIATANTAPIRADESRNQEILSRIPAGRWGDPSDLMGVVVFLASQGSDYMNGHILAVDGGWLVR
- a CDS encoding bifunctional 2-keto-4-hydroxyglutarate aldolase/2-keto-3-deoxy-6-phosphogluconate aldolase; this encodes MTKKKVLEHITSVGVVAVIRGNTAEEAYQMSKACIEGGLDNIELTFTTPDADQVIRRLRDEFKDRAVIGAGTVLEPLTARIAILAGAEFVVSPSFEEETAKLCNLYAIPYMPGCMTLNEIKEAMKLGSDVVKLFPGSAMGADFVKAVKGPMPHVQIMPTGGVDLDNMETWLRNGSVAVGIGGNLTAPAKDGRYDLITENAARYVAKYKEVRAAL
- the kduI gene encoding 5-dehydro-4-deoxy-D-glucuronate isomerase — its product is MEMRYSTHPEHAKHFTTEELRQHYLIQELFVPEEVKLVYTHEDRVIIGGIHPVNKSVALEGSDQIKAETFLERRELGIFNVGGSGTVKVDGETYELNTKDCLYVGRGGKELIFESDSSSKPAKFYIVSALAHTTYPTAKQSFADVPSESLGAQETANNRTLRRFIHDEGIQSCQLVMGMTTLENGSVWNSMPTHVHDRRMEVYFYFELDENARMFHLMGEPNETRHLVMKNDEAVISPPWSIHCGAATGSYTFIWGMAGENKTYKDMDQVAMSELR